In one window of Lynx canadensis isolate LIC74 chromosome B3, mLynCan4.pri.v2, whole genome shotgun sequence DNA:
- the BRMS1L gene encoding breast cancer metastasis-suppressor 1-like protein isoform X2, with amino-acid sequence MPVHSRGDKKETNHHDEMEVDYAENEGSSSEDEDTESSSVSEDGDSSEMDDEDCERRRMECLDEMSNLEKQFTDLKDQLYKERLSQVDAKLQEVIAGKAPEYLEPLATLQENMQIRTKVAGIYRELCLESVKNKYECEIQASRQHCESEKLLLYDTVQSELEEKIRRLEEDRHSIDITSELWNDELQSRKKRKDPFSPDKKKPVVVSGPYIVYMLQDLDILEDWTTIRKAMATLGPHRVKTEPPVKLEKHLHSARSEEGRLYYDGEWYIRGQTICIDKKDECPTSAVITTINHDEVWFKRPDGSKSKLYISQLQKGKYSIKHS; translated from the exons ATGCCAGTCCATTCCCGAGGGGATAAGAAGGAGACGAACCATCACGATGAGATGGAGGTGGACTACGCCGAAAATGAGGGGAGCAGCTCAGAGGACGAGGACACGGAGAGCTCGTCGGTCTCCGAGGATGGAGATAGCTCAG AAATGGATGATGAAGACTGtgaaagaagaagaatggaatgCTTAGATGAAATGTCCAATCTAGAAAAACAGTTTACCGATCTCAAGGATCA ACTTTATAAAGAACGATTAAGTCAGGTGGATGCAAAACTACAAGAAGTCATAGCTGGAAAAGCACCAGAATATTTGGAACCACTGGCAACTTTacaagaaaatatgcaaattcgTACAAAGGTAGCAG GAATCTATAGAGAGCTCTGCTTAGAATCTGTAAAGAACAAATATGAATGTGAAATTCAAGCCTCTCGCCAGCATTGTGAG agtgaaAAGCTTTTGTTATATGATACAGTCCAGAGTGAACTGGAGGAGAAGATAAGAAGGCTTGAAGAGGATAGGCACAGCATTGATATTACCTCAg AGCTGTGGAATGATGAGCTTCAgtcaagaaaaaagaggaaggatcCTTTCAGTCCTGACAAAAAGAAGCCAGTTGTTGTTTCAG GTCCATATATAGTTTATATGCTACAAGATCTTGATATTCTTGAAGACTGGACAACAATTAGGAAG gcaATGGCTACACTGGGTCCACACAGAGTGAAGACAGAAC CGCCTGTGAAACTGGAAAAACATCTGCACAGTGCTAGATCTGAAGAAGGAAGATTATATTATGATGGTGAATGGTATATACGTGGACAAACAATATGTATTGATAAAAAAGATGAATGTCCTACAAG tGCTGTAATTACAACAATTAACCATGATGAAGTTTGGTTTAAGAGGCCTGATGGAAGCAAATCTAAGCTTTACATTTCACAgctacagaaaggaaaatattcaattaaacATTCATAA
- the BRMS1L gene encoding breast cancer metastasis-suppressor 1-like protein isoform X1, with product MPVHSRGDKKETNHHDEMEVDYAENEGSSSEDEDTESSSVSEDGDSSEMDDEDCERRRMECLDEMSNLEKQFTDLKDQLYKERLSQVDAKLQEVIAGKAPEYLEPLATLQENMQIRTKVAGIYRELCLESVKNKYECEIQASRQHCESEKLLLYDTVQSELEEKIRRLEEDRHSIDITSELWNDELQSRKKRKDPFSPDKKKPVVVSGPYIVYMLQDLDILEDWTTIRKAMATLGPHRVKTELFELIPLAPVKLEKHLHSARSEEGRLYYDGEWYIRGQTICIDKKDECPTSAVITTINHDEVWFKRPDGSKSKLYISQLQKGKYSIKHS from the exons ATGCCAGTCCATTCCCGAGGGGATAAGAAGGAGACGAACCATCACGATGAGATGGAGGTGGACTACGCCGAAAATGAGGGGAGCAGCTCAGAGGACGAGGACACGGAGAGCTCGTCGGTCTCCGAGGATGGAGATAGCTCAG AAATGGATGATGAAGACTGtgaaagaagaagaatggaatgCTTAGATGAAATGTCCAATCTAGAAAAACAGTTTACCGATCTCAAGGATCA ACTTTATAAAGAACGATTAAGTCAGGTGGATGCAAAACTACAAGAAGTCATAGCTGGAAAAGCACCAGAATATTTGGAACCACTGGCAACTTTacaagaaaatatgcaaattcgTACAAAGGTAGCAG GAATCTATAGAGAGCTCTGCTTAGAATCTGTAAAGAACAAATATGAATGTGAAATTCAAGCCTCTCGCCAGCATTGTGAG agtgaaAAGCTTTTGTTATATGATACAGTCCAGAGTGAACTGGAGGAGAAGATAAGAAGGCTTGAAGAGGATAGGCACAGCATTGATATTACCTCAg AGCTGTGGAATGATGAGCTTCAgtcaagaaaaaagaggaaggatcCTTTCAGTCCTGACAAAAAGAAGCCAGTTGTTGTTTCAG GTCCATATATAGTTTATATGCTACAAGATCTTGATATTCTTGAAGACTGGACAACAATTAGGAAG gcaATGGCTACACTGGGTCCACACAGAGTGAAGACAGAAC TTTTTGAACTGATCCCTTTAGCGCCTGTGAAACTGGAAAAACATCTGCACAGTGCTAGATCTGAAGAAGGAAGATTATATTATGATGGTGAATGGTATATACGTGGACAAACAATATGTATTGATAAAAAAGATGAATGTCCTACAAG tGCTGTAATTACAACAATTAACCATGATGAAGTTTGGTTTAAGAGGCCTGATGGAAGCAAATCTAAGCTTTACATTTCACAgctacagaaaggaaaatattcaattaaacATTCATAA
- the BRMS1L gene encoding breast cancer metastasis-suppressor 1-like protein isoform X3, which translates to MPVHSRGDKKETNHHDEMEVDYAENEGSSSEDEDTESSSVSEDGDSSEMDDEDCERRRMECLDEMSNLEKQFTDLKDQLYKERLSQVDAKLQEVIAGKAPEYLEPLATLQENMQIRTKVAGIYRELCLESVKNKYECEIQASRQHCESEKLLLYDTVQSELEEKIRRLEEDRHSIDITSELWNDELQSRKKRKDPFSPDKKKPVVVSGPYIVYMLQDLDILEDWTTIRKAMATLGPHRVKTELFELIPLAPVKLEKHLHSARSEEGRLYYDGEWYIRGQTICIDKKDECPTSLPHVKVVRIHILPIATQNSNTTPRTCTPH; encoded by the exons ATGCCAGTCCATTCCCGAGGGGATAAGAAGGAGACGAACCATCACGATGAGATGGAGGTGGACTACGCCGAAAATGAGGGGAGCAGCTCAGAGGACGAGGACACGGAGAGCTCGTCGGTCTCCGAGGATGGAGATAGCTCAG AAATGGATGATGAAGACTGtgaaagaagaagaatggaatgCTTAGATGAAATGTCCAATCTAGAAAAACAGTTTACCGATCTCAAGGATCA ACTTTATAAAGAACGATTAAGTCAGGTGGATGCAAAACTACAAGAAGTCATAGCTGGAAAAGCACCAGAATATTTGGAACCACTGGCAACTTTacaagaaaatatgcaaattcgTACAAAGGTAGCAG GAATCTATAGAGAGCTCTGCTTAGAATCTGTAAAGAACAAATATGAATGTGAAATTCAAGCCTCTCGCCAGCATTGTGAG agtgaaAAGCTTTTGTTATATGATACAGTCCAGAGTGAACTGGAGGAGAAGATAAGAAGGCTTGAAGAGGATAGGCACAGCATTGATATTACCTCAg AGCTGTGGAATGATGAGCTTCAgtcaagaaaaaagaggaaggatcCTTTCAGTCCTGACAAAAAGAAGCCAGTTGTTGTTTCAG GTCCATATATAGTTTATATGCTACAAGATCTTGATATTCTTGAAGACTGGACAACAATTAGGAAG gcaATGGCTACACTGGGTCCACACAGAGTGAAGACAGAAC TTTTTGAACTGATCCCTTTAGCGCCTGTGAAACTGGAAAAACATCTGCACAGTGCTAGATCTGAAGAAGGAAGATTATATTATGATGGTGAATGGTATATACGTGGACAAACAATATGTATTGATAAAAAAGATGAATGTCCTACAAG CCTTCCTCATGTGAAAGTTGTTCGGATACACATATTACCTATTGCTACTCAGAACTCAAACACCACTCCAAGAACGTGTACACCTCACTGA